From uncultured Bacteroides sp., a single genomic window includes:
- a CDS encoding pectinesterase family protein: protein MNNKFYIITFCLLCLSLLTFAQPFRFIVGKDGSGTHTTIQSAINDCPNNVRSLIFVKNGTYEEKVTIGTKTSKSLKLISLIGESSDGVIITSHDALGNGSIDVYGATTFAIYANDFYAENITFQNAAGDKGQALALDTEEDRQTFKNCRLLGYQDTYRSKKGRRYYFKDCFIQGATDFVYGGGTVFFDDCTINCVKGGGYVSAPEDITYYEKTTSGKTLRYGFIFRNCKITADADVADNSYYLGRPWNMECGSIYLNCRLGKHIKPEGWSVWSGTNHLTACFAEYNSVDLEGLPVDVSNRVGWSLQLSQDDVDTYLGMDHVYSKINPTTPYNPVATCVAPSAPTGFIRDGNSISWGSVDGVAGYLILRNGLFLATTSETSYLDGTAQPNESYTYAVKAVGLNGNLSAAASIASSIKFAQTEKPYAFISDGEIEISIPVDVTLTSLGGALLSSKKECTSLPIGQLNAGTYILQMVDKTGVIYTQKIQIK from the coding sequence ATGAATAACAAATTTTACATAATTACTTTCTGTCTGCTGTGTTTAAGTCTATTAACTTTTGCGCAGCCTTTTCGTTTTATAGTGGGCAAAGATGGAAGTGGTACACACACAACAATACAGAGTGCAATAAATGATTGTCCGAATAATGTACGAAGTCTTATCTTTGTTAAGAATGGAACTTATGAAGAAAAGGTTACTATTGGCACAAAAACATCAAAATCTTTGAAGCTGATTAGTCTGATAGGTGAGAGCTCTGACGGAGTTATTATAACTTCTCATGACGCACTTGGAAATGGCTCAATTGATGTTTATGGTGCAACAACCTTTGCTATTTATGCGAATGACTTTTATGCTGAGAATATCACTTTTCAAAATGCAGCTGGTGATAAAGGACAGGCTTTGGCATTAGATACAGAAGAAGACCGGCAGACTTTTAAAAACTGTCGATTACTGGGATATCAGGATACTTACCGTTCCAAGAAGGGAAGGAGATATTATTTCAAAGATTGTTTTATTCAAGGGGCTACTGATTTTGTATATGGTGGTGGAACTGTGTTTTTTGATGATTGCACCATTAACTGTGTTAAGGGTGGAGGTTATGTTTCTGCTCCTGAAGATATAACATATTATGAAAAAACAACCTCTGGAAAGACTCTTCGTTATGGTTTTATTTTTAGAAATTGTAAAATAACAGCAGATGCAGATGTCGCTGATAACTCTTATTATTTAGGCAGACCTTGGAATATGGAGTGTGGCTCTATCTATTTGAATTGTCGTTTGGGTAAACATATTAAGCCAGAGGGATGGTCTGTCTGGAGCGGCACAAACCATCTAACAGCTTGTTTTGCAGAATATAACAGTGTGGATCTGGAAGGATTACCTGTTGATGTTTCAAACAGAGTTGGCTGGAGTCTTCAATTATCTCAAGATGATGTAGATACTTATTTAGGAATGGATCATGTTTATTCCAAAATCAATCCAACAACTCCTTATAATCCGGTGGCAACATGTGTTGCTCCTTCTGCACCAACTGGATTTATCCGGGATGGAAATTCAATATCCTGGGGATCAGTCGATGGGGTTGCCGGATATCTGATTTTACGAAATGGACTATTCTTGGCTACAACTTCTGAAACTTCTTATTTAGATGGAACTGCTCAACCTAACGAAAGCTATACTTATGCTGTAAAGGCTGTGGGTCTTAATGGAAATCTGAGTGCTGCAGCATCCATAGCAAGTTCCATAAAATTTGCACAAACAGAAAAACCATATGCATTTATTAGTGATGGCGAAATTGAAATTTCTATTCCGGTAGATGTGACTTTAACATCTCTTGGTGGGGCTTTATTATCCTCAAAAAAGGAGTGCACTTCTTTACCTATCGGTCAATTGAATGCTGGAACTTATATATTGCAGATGGTTGATAAAACCGGAGTAATCTATACTCAGAAAATACAGATAAAGTAA
- a CDS encoding sugar phosphate isomerase/epimerase family protein has translation MALLCVVFSLSPNLYCQVKERMSSPKRNVSQYRIAACDWMILKRQKIGAFKLVSELKGDGVEVDMGGLGMRDSFDNKLRQVSFQQLFKAEAIKYNLEIPSIAMSGFYAQSFVKRTNYKELSQDCIQTMVAMGAKVAFLPLGVQCDLIKNPEIRPELVKRLKEVGEMALKAGVVIGIETSLDAKGEIKLLDEINSPAIKIYYNFQNPLVAGRDLYKELKILGKNRICQIHCTDTDDVMLPYNTRLDMSKVKKTLDKMGWSGWLVVERSRDKNDPRNVVRNFGTNISFLKSVFQGKISKNN, from the coding sequence ATGGCTCTATTATGCGTTGTGTTTTCTTTGTCTCCTAATCTTTATTGCCAGGTAAAAGAAAGGATGTCTTCTCCTAAGAGGAATGTTTCTCAATACAGAATTGCCGCCTGTGACTGGATGATATTGAAAAGACAAAAAATTGGAGCGTTCAAATTGGTTAGCGAACTTAAAGGCGATGGTGTGGAAGTTGATATGGGAGGTTTAGGCATGCGTGATTCGTTTGATAATAAACTGAGACAGGTCTCTTTCCAGCAATTGTTTAAGGCTGAAGCTATTAAGTATAATCTGGAAATACCTTCAATAGCGATGTCTGGATTTTATGCTCAGTCATTCGTAAAAAGAACAAATTATAAAGAACTGTCCCAGGATTGCATTCAAACAATGGTTGCTATGGGAGCTAAAGTAGCTTTTTTGCCTTTGGGAGTTCAATGTGATTTGATTAAGAATCCGGAAATTCGTCCTGAATTGGTGAAGCGTCTGAAAGAGGTCGGTGAAATGGCTTTAAAGGCCGGAGTCGTAATTGGAATAGAAACATCGTTGGATGCAAAAGGAGAAATAAAGTTACTTGATGAAATAAATTCACCGGCTATAAAGATTTATTATAATTTCCAGAATCCACTTGTAGCAGGACGTGATTTATATAAAGAACTTAAGATACTTGGGAAAAATCGTATTTGTCAGATTCATTGTACTGATACAGATGATGTAATGCTACCTTACAATACTCGTTTAGATATGAGCAAAGTTAAAAAGACCCTTGATAAGATGGGGTGGAGTGGCTGGCTGGTTGTTGAGCGTTCCCGTGATAAGAATGATCCTCGGAATGTAGTGCGAAATTTTGGAACAAATATAAGTTTTTTAAAAAGTGTTTTTCAAGGTAAGATATCAAAAAATAATTAA
- a CDS encoding L,D-transpeptidase family protein — protein sequence MIKQWLLSISLFLLIMCACTPDKDSMDYLSLGSIQKMSNPCFEINGAMVHKRLLKLCVERSTHSVKDSALYHYYAKGGASLWLTSFGDWTRVEQLLYWLEKSRSHGLNPEKFYLSKIRMNFIKLRSLKIEKKDNINKIVAELEYDLSSAYLRYISGLSYGFVNPNRVLNNIDEAELKPGEVRDSLAPKKMKTYYSIPLKRCNRAFVNRALEAVKGDLSAFLREVQPKDHFYLSMQKEFIRLDSHKKNSYDNIPEIGDAMLKIGDVSPVIPLIAEKLMVLGYLPRAEHANSIYSSLSPDLLAAVNSFRIRNNMPVDKEIGANTIGALNRPLSYYKERLAVNMERMRWQKKMSKGSKYVMVNIATFTLRAVDEKADSVLNMKICCGSYENKTPLLASRIIYMQMNPYWNVPKSIVRKEIIPAYMKDPAYFEKHQMKVYDKEGNEVNPLSVEWTSYEEEIPFSVKQEKGEGNSLGRLIFRFPNAFAVYLHDTPSRWAFMKSDRAVSHGCVRLEKPLDFAFFLLKKKDDKVMDKIRIAIDLPPKTEKGKKLVESSDFKPMKTLGLPETVPLFLDYYTVFMSQSGSLNYCDDIYRFDKPLLKELRKI from the coding sequence ATGATAAAACAATGGTTACTTTCTATCTCTCTCTTCCTGTTGATTATGTGTGCTTGTACTCCTGATAAAGATTCAATGGATTATCTCAGCTTAGGTTCTATTCAGAAGATGAGCAATCCTTGTTTTGAGATTAATGGAGCAATGGTCCATAAAAGACTGCTGAAGCTTTGTGTGGAGAGAAGTACTCATTCTGTTAAGGATTCTGCGCTTTATCATTATTATGCAAAAGGAGGTGCATCTCTCTGGCTTACTTCTTTTGGTGACTGGACACGAGTAGAACAATTGCTTTATTGGTTAGAAAAATCTCGGAGTCATGGATTAAACCCTGAGAAGTTTTATCTGTCAAAGATAAGAATGAATTTTATAAAATTGCGTTCTTTGAAGATTGAAAAGAAAGATAATATCAATAAGATTGTAGCTGAACTGGAGTATGATTTATCGTCTGCTTACCTTCGCTATATCAGTGGGCTAAGTTATGGCTTTGTTAATCCCAATCGGGTTCTTAATAATATTGATGAAGCCGAACTTAAGCCGGGAGAGGTTAGAGATTCATTAGCTCCTAAGAAGATGAAAACCTATTATTCCATTCCTCTGAAGCGATGTAATAGGGCATTTGTGAATAGGGCTCTTGAGGCCGTCAAAGGTGATCTTTCTGCATTTCTGCGGGAGGTTCAGCCAAAAGATCATTTTTATTTGTCTATGCAGAAAGAGTTTATAAGGCTGGATTCTCATAAAAAGAACTCTTATGATAATATTCCTGAAATTGGAGATGCAATGCTTAAGATCGGAGATGTGAGTCCCGTCATTCCATTGATTGCTGAAAAGCTTATGGTGCTTGGATATCTTCCCAGGGCAGAACATGCTAACAGTATATATTCGTCTCTTTCACCAGATTTGCTTGCAGCAGTCAACTCGTTTCGAATAAGGAATAATATGCCGGTGGATAAGGAAATAGGCGCTAATACTATTGGTGCACTGAATCGTCCTTTGAGTTATTATAAGGAGCGATTGGCTGTGAATATGGAACGGATGAGGTGGCAAAAGAAAATGAGCAAAGGAAGCAAATATGTAATGGTTAATATTGCTACTTTTACATTACGGGCTGTGGATGAAAAGGCTGATTCTGTGTTGAATATGAAAATTTGTTGTGGCTCTTATGAAAATAAGACTCCGCTTTTGGCAAGTAGGATTATATATATGCAGATGAATCCTTATTGGAATGTGCCTAAATCCATTGTTCGCAAAGAGATTATTCCGGCATATATGAAAGATCCGGCTTATTTTGAAAAGCATCAGATGAAGGTCTATGACAAAGAAGGCAATGAAGTGAATCCACTTTCTGTAGAGTGGACAAGTTATGAGGAAGAGATACCATTCAGTGTGAAACAGGAAAAAGGGGAGGGGAATTCACTAGGGAGACTCATTTTTCGTTTTCCGAATGCTTTTGCTGTTTATCTGCATGATACTCCTTCACGTTGGGCGTTTATGAAATCAGACAGGGCGGTAAGTCATGGTTGTGTACGACTTGAAAAACCTTTGGATTTTGCCTTTTTCCTTTTGAAGAAGAAAGATGATAAGGTGATGGATAAAATACGGATAGCAATAGATCTTCCTCCGAAAACAGAGAAGGGGAAGAAATTAGTGGAATCGTCTGATTTTAAGCCGATGAAGACGTTGGGCCTTCCGGAAACAGTGCCGCTTTTCTTAGATTATTATACTGTTTTCATGTCTCAAAGCGGATCACTGAATTATTGTGATGATATTTATAGATTTGATAAACCTTTATTGAAGGAACTAAGAAAAATATAA
- a CDS encoding TonB-dependent receptor: protein MDQEKNLNQVHVNKILRKSVCAAMILFSWFSLVPMPAVAARNVMITQESNQRVTVKGKVVDEKGEAVIGASIAIKGTSMGTISDINGQFSLNVPSGATLTITCVGFAAQTMKATDKELLITLKEDSKVLDEVVVVGYGTVKRANLAGAVSSVSMKQLEDIPATNLTSVLGGTMPGVTVGDYSGSPLASSTLKIRINGSWNAEAPLYVIDGFIRDADAFNILDPSEVESVSVLKDAQASVYGVRGAGGVVLVKTKQGKEGKAKVNYSGSYGVSTAAKMPEMMSAYEQATMLNDYYTQQRESGVVVADSKFYSEDELQAFKGLNYDWLDMGWKNSSNTRHTLNVSGGTEKVKYFVGGSYMWQDGNFADLSMSRVGVRMGLDVQLTKNLKSSFSLNFTNKNTSSPLNAQDAEADRMSGTFGQLLRSPRWVPAYINGLPVGNAVDPSSGSHPLYIFDSGSYKRSKAADLTAGASFEYTVPGVKGLKANLSFNYGYSSNQGKQLAKSYKLYNFMTSGTNGHIITDDLLAVTDPNYTKTITNKNRIYQSADNGWDYQLNPSISYNRTFGKHDISALLVYEQSQGGSDGLVAYRDNMIIDNYEVMDGFSKNSQFNSSSMSNSARESYIGRINYSYDGKYFVEAATRYEGSTLFSSANRWGLFPSISLGWRISEEKFFKENVSFMDNLKIRASYGRLGNDKATARAWEYSYQTGNGAYFSGSDISLGLYPKNEGLVDNSATWEKTDSYNLGIDSHFLNYFSFNVDAFYKHTFDILDDRKSEFPQTTGITLTPKTNYGIQNAWGGELELGFQKKLNKDWSVQAKGNIAWATNKVIKKYQDPSSVGTWKDEEGRISGGDTGLQCMGIARTQADVDNYIAYLKSHLSDPNAKISVYEKGEEYFKPGMLMFKDVGRVDKIAKGDGTYVDGAPDGKIDDGDSRIINKYSSAPFNFGLSLGVTWKDFRVDAIFSGSFGNNVFYDKPFYGDGSGSRRGAFLSETSNNLKEWAGNYWTESNPNAKYPRLIDGYRDKQSTFWMRDGATLSLRTVNVSYSLPAKMAKYIGIGQTRVFFSGSNLLTIINPFNYKDANISSWVDYPMIRTFNFGLNLSF from the coding sequence ATGGATCAAGAAAAGAATCTAAACCAGGTGCACGTGAATAAAATTTTACGTAAATCCGTTTGTGCTGCGATGATCTTGTTTTCTTGGTTTTCATTGGTTCCTATGCCTGCTGTGGCAGCAAGGAATGTGATGATCACTCAGGAATCCAATCAACGGGTTACAGTAAAAGGTAAAGTCGTTGACGAGAAAGGTGAAGCTGTCATTGGAGCCAGTATTGCGATTAAGGGTACATCAATGGGTACTATTAGTGATATTAATGGTCAATTTTCACTAAATGTTCCTTCGGGAGCAACATTAACAATTACATGCGTTGGTTTCGCTGCTCAAACAATGAAAGCTACCGATAAAGAATTATTAATCACATTAAAAGAGGATTCTAAAGTTCTTGATGAAGTGGTAGTAGTTGGTTATGGTACCGTAAAACGTGCAAACTTGGCAGGTGCTGTATCTAGTGTAAGTATGAAGCAACTGGAGGATATTCCGGCAACTAATCTTACCTCGGTGTTGGGAGGTACCATGCCAGGTGTAACAGTTGGGGATTATTCTGGTTCTCCTCTGGCTAGCTCAACATTGAAAATACGTATTAACGGTTCCTGGAATGCGGAAGCTCCGCTATATGTTATTGATGGTTTTATCCGCGATGCAGATGCCTTCAATATTCTGGACCCTTCTGAAGTAGAAAGCGTTTCTGTATTGAAAGATGCCCAAGCTTCTGTATATGGTGTACGTGGTGCTGGTGGTGTTGTTCTTGTAAAGACTAAGCAAGGAAAAGAAGGTAAAGCAAAAGTAAATTATTCTGGTTCATATGGAGTTTCTACAGCAGCTAAAATGCCCGAGATGATGTCGGCATATGAGCAGGCTACTATGCTGAATGATTATTATACACAGCAACGTGAATCAGGTGTTGTAGTTGCCGATAGTAAATTTTATTCAGAAGATGAACTTCAGGCTTTCAAAGGATTGAATTACGATTGGCTGGATATGGGCTGGAAAAACTCATCAAATACACGTCATACATTGAATGTTAGTGGTGGAACTGAAAAGGTGAAATATTTTGTTGGCGGTTCGTATATGTGGCAGGATGGTAATTTTGCTGACTTAAGTATGAGCAGAGTTGGTGTCCGTATGGGATTAGACGTTCAATTGACTAAGAACTTAAAATCAAGTTTCTCGTTGAACTTTACTAATAAAAATACATCTAGTCCATTGAATGCACAGGATGCGGAAGCTGACCGTATGTCGGGAACTTTTGGTCAGTTACTTCGTAGTCCACGTTGGGTACCTGCTTATATAAATGGCCTGCCTGTAGGTAATGCTGTAGATCCAAGTTCTGGCTCTCACCCTCTTTATATATTTGATTCAGGCTCTTATAAAAGGAGCAAAGCTGCAGATTTGACTGCAGGAGCTTCTTTTGAATATACGGTCCCTGGTGTAAAAGGATTAAAAGCTAATCTTTCTTTCAACTATGGTTATAGTTCCAATCAAGGTAAACAGTTAGCAAAGTCATATAAATTGTATAACTTTATGACTTCAGGTACAAACGGACACATCATTACAGATGATTTGTTAGCTGTCACCGATCCTAATTATACTAAAACGATAACCAATAAAAATCGTATTTATCAAAGTGCAGATAATGGATGGGACTACCAGTTGAATCCATCAATCAGTTATAACCGTACTTTCGGGAAACATGATATCAGTGCATTATTGGTTTATGAGCAATCACAGGGTGGTTCTGATGGTCTTGTTGCTTATAGAGATAATATGATCATTGATAACTATGAAGTTATGGATGGCTTTAGCAAGAATTCTCAGTTCAATTCTTCCAGCATGAGTAATAGTGCCCGCGAATCTTATATTGGTCGTATCAATTATTCATATGATGGTAAGTATTTTGTTGAAGCAGCTACTCGTTATGAAGGTTCAACGCTATTTTCTTCGGCAAATAGATGGGGGTTATTTCCTTCTATCTCATTGGGATGGAGAATTTCAGAAGAGAAATTCTTTAAAGAAAACGTGTCGTTTATGGATAACCTTAAGATCAGAGCTTCTTATGGTCGTTTAGGTAATGATAAAGCTACTGCCCGTGCTTGGGAGTATAGCTATCAAACAGGTAACGGAGCTTATTTTAGTGGCTCAGATATCTCATTGGGATTATATCCAAAGAATGAAGGATTAGTAGATAATTCAGCAACCTGGGAAAAAACAGATTCATATAACTTAGGAATTGACTCTCATTTCCTGAATTATTTTTCATTCAATGTTGATGCATTCTATAAGCACACATTTGATATTCTAGATGATAGGAAAAGTGAATTTCCACAGACTACAGGTATTACGTTAACTCCTAAGACAAACTATGGAATTCAGAATGCCTGGGGTGGTGAATTAGAACTTGGCTTCCAAAAGAAATTAAATAAAGATTGGAGTGTGCAGGCAAAAGGTAATATTGCTTGGGCTACAAACAAGGTTATTAAGAAATATCAGGACCCATCTAGTGTCGGTACCTGGAAGGATGAAGAAGGAAGAATATCTGGAGGAGATACAGGTCTGCAATGTATGGGTATAGCTCGTACTCAGGCTGATGTAGACAACTATATTGCTTATCTGAAGAGTCATTTATCTGACCCTAACGCTAAGATTAGCGTTTACGAAAAGGGAGAAGAATATTTTAAACCAGGTATGCTGATGTTTAAAGATGTAGGCCGTGTTGATAAAATAGCAAAGGGAGATGGTACTTATGTTGATGGTGCTCCTGATGGAAAAATTGATGATGGGGATTCGCGTATTATTAATAAGTATTCTAGTGCTCCTTTCAATTTTGGACTCTCATTAGGAGTTACTTGGAAAGACTTTAGAGTAGATGCTATTTTTAGTGGATCATTTGGTAATAACGTATTTTACGATAAGCCTTTTTATGGAGATGGCTCAGGTAGTCGCAGGGGCGCTTTCTTATCTGAAACATCTAATAACCTGAAAGAATGGGCTGGTAATTATTGGACAGAAAGTAATCCAAATGCTAAATATCCAAGACTAATTGATGGCTACCGTGATAAGCAATCTACATTCTGGATGCGAGATGGAGCTACATTGAGTTTACGCACAGTGAATGTATCTTATTCTTTGCCTGCTAAAATGGCTAAATATATTGGAATTGGTCAAACACGTGTTTTCTTCTCAGGATCAAATTTATTGACTATTATCAATCCGTTTAACTATAAAGATGCAAATATTTCCTCATGGGTTGATTATCCAATGATTCGTACATTCAATTTTGGATTAAATCTAAGCTTCTAA
- a CDS encoding RNA polymerase sigma factor — MTPSYNEKEVLALLQQENTQKQKEAFSRVVAQYSEPLYWQIRRMVLSHEDANDLLQNTFIKAWTNIDYFRAESKLSTWLYRIALNECLTFLNKQRASSLVSIDEPEADAVTMLEGDPYFSGDEAQLLLQKALLTLPEKQRMVFNMKYFQEMKYEEMSDVFGTSVGALKASYHYAVKKIETFLKDSY; from the coding sequence ATGACTCCATCTTATAATGAGAAAGAGGTACTGGCACTACTGCAGCAGGAGAATACGCAAAAACAAAAAGAAGCATTCTCTAGGGTTGTGGCGCAGTACAGTGAGCCACTTTACTGGCAAATCCGGCGAATGGTGCTCTCTCACGAAGATGCGAATGACTTGTTGCAGAATACTTTTATAAAAGCGTGGACCAATATTGACTATTTCCGTGCGGAATCAAAACTCTCGACCTGGCTTTATCGCATTGCACTCAACGAATGCCTTACTTTTCTCAACAAGCAAAGGGCATCATCTCTGGTGTCCATTGATGAGCCCGAGGCAGATGCTGTAACCATGTTGGAAGGTGATCCTTATTTTTCCGGTGACGAAGCACAGCTTTTGCTACAAAAAGCATTGCTCACTTTGCCCGAGAAACAAAGAATGGTGTTCAATATGAAATATTTTCAGGAAATGAAATATGAAGAGATGTCGGATGTCTTTGGCACCTCTGTAGGGGCGTTAAAGGCTTCTTACCATTATGCGGTGAAGAAAATAGAAACTTTTTTAAAAGACTCCTATTAA
- a CDS encoding T9SS type A sorting domain-containing protein → MKRFTLFLLLIFSLLSCIAGYAQEGRRSQPVENEQTSVTLTVTGNNVRVQNAAPGSLLEVYNVLGLRVTSIKIDSIDKTITLNIPKGWYILKIENIARKVAIK, encoded by the coding sequence ATGAAAAGATTTACCTTGTTTTTATTATTAATCTTCTCACTCCTATCCTGTATTGCAGGTTATGCTCAGGAAGGAAGAAGATCTCAGCCTGTTGAAAATGAGCAGACTTCGGTTACTTTGACTGTTACCGGAAATAATGTCCGCGTACAAAATGCAGCTCCCGGATCGTTATTGGAAGTATACAATGTGTTAGGTTTGAGAGTAACTTCCATAAAAATAGATTCCATAGATAAGACTATAACTTTAAATATTCCTAAAGGTTGGTATATTCTTAAAATTGAGAATATAGCCCGAAAAGTGGCTATTAAATAA
- a CDS encoding RagB/SusD family nutrient uptake outer membrane protein, which produces MKTINKIIVSAIVAPLFCSCSDLLDVKDNSAINAAIWDSEQSATLYLNYTYAQCLPSFGGDPVCNSGLASLSDETVGMPNMLLGTMSTDDTDGTFSSTTYQAIRYINIALESMKGSKMSQESQNKILGQLYFFRAWQHWKMVNLYGGVPYITNVADFGSDSTAINKARNKTSECIAYLKEDLNKAISMLPSTWPSSDYGRITRGAAAAFLGRILMFYASPQFNPNNDKTRWTEAYEANLKAKQICTEDGYRLIDISVPSSPYSPVSKDFNKIFALSSEGIANTEAVMVRCYSAVSSHGYEASVRPVDQTGKTTAPSNQPSWDLVKAFPMSDGRLTSDPGSSWDSTYFYKNRDPRFYATVAYNGCYWPLGGSSARRQWTYKGGEPVVVTAGTMSQTGFYCRKMVDPTASKTDAADQINKTETNWIEIRYAEVLLNLAECAFETGHPDEGYEQLVAIRKRAGLEPGADGFYGLKSNPSITPIELVMNERRIEFAFEGKRFWDLRRRNMFSGQLGSYTRKLNGWLKAGSQMEFKMKNPSASALTQFAAIRDTMNIDLIYKNYVKMAPRAAGSQAKVINYLYAPQPGDNARSYNFLDVPLTIINRCPSVEQTLGWSGGKFNPLD; this is translated from the coding sequence ATGAAAACTATAAATAAAATAATAGTAAGTGCGATAGTAGCTCCTTTGTTTTGCAGCTGTAGTGATTTGCTAGACGTTAAAGATAATTCAGCAATAAATGCTGCAATATGGGATAGCGAACAATCGGCTACTCTCTATCTGAACTATACTTATGCTCAATGTCTTCCATCATTTGGGGGAGATCCGGTCTGCAATTCAGGTCTTGCCAGCTTATCAGATGAAACTGTGGGAATGCCTAATATGTTGCTTGGTACTATGAGTACAGATGATACGGATGGAACTTTTTCTTCAACCACTTATCAGGCTATTCGTTATATTAATATCGCTTTAGAGTCTATGAAGGGTTCAAAAATGTCTCAGGAATCTCAAAATAAGATTCTGGGGCAACTCTATTTCTTTAGAGCATGGCAACATTGGAAAATGGTGAATCTTTATGGTGGAGTTCCTTATATAACTAATGTTGCAGATTTTGGTAGTGACTCAACTGCAATTAATAAAGCCCGGAATAAGACTTCAGAATGTATTGCTTATCTTAAAGAAGATTTGAATAAGGCTATAAGTATGCTTCCTTCAACTTGGCCTTCCAGTGATTATGGACGAATTACCCGTGGAGCAGCGGCAGCTTTTCTGGGAAGAATACTCATGTTCTATGCAAGTCCTCAGTTTAATCCTAATAATGATAAGACTCGCTGGACTGAAGCTTACGAGGCCAATCTGAAAGCTAAGCAAATTTGTACTGAAGATGGATATAGATTGATAGACATAAGTGTACCTTCTAGCCCTTATTCTCCAGTTTCAAAAGACTTCAATAAAATATTTGCTCTGTCTTCTGAGGGTATTGCAAATACTGAAGCGGTGATGGTTCGTTGTTATAGTGCAGTTTCTTCTCATGGTTATGAAGCTTCTGTCCGTCCGGTTGATCAAACAGGAAAAACAACAGCTCCTTCTAATCAACCATCTTGGGATCTGGTAAAAGCATTTCCTATGAGTGATGGACGTTTAACTTCAGATCCTGGATCAAGCTGGGATAGCACTTATTTCTACAAAAACAGAGATCCTCGTTTCTATGCTACCGTAGCTTATAATGGTTGCTACTGGCCTCTTGGTGGCTCATCAGCTCGTCGTCAATGGACTTATAAAGGAGGAGAACCTGTAGTTGTAACTGCCGGTACTATGTCTCAAACTGGTTTCTATTGCCGTAAAATGGTGGATCCTACTGCATCAAAGACGGATGCTGCAGACCAGATAAACAAGACTGAAACAAACTGGATAGAGATTCGTTATGCAGAGGTGCTGCTTAACTTGGCTGAATGTGCTTTTGAGACAGGACATCCAGATGAAGGATACGAGCAATTAGTTGCAATTAGAAAAAGAGCAGGTCTTGAACCGGGTGCTGATGGCTTTTACGGATTGAAATCTAATCCATCTATTACTCCGATTGAATTAGTTATGAACGAACGTCGGATTGAGTTTGCATTTGAGGGTAAGCGTTTTTGGGATCTTCGTCGTCGTAATATGTTCTCAGGTCAACTGGGATCATATACGAGAAAACTAAATGGTTGGTTAAAAGCTGGTTCTCAGATGGAATTTAAGATGAAGAATCCTAGTGCATCTGCATTAACTCAGTTCGCAGCCATTCGTGATACGATGAATATTGATTTGATTTATAAAAATTATGTAAAGATGGCTCCGAGAGCTGCAGGCTCACAAGCGAAAGTTATAAATTATTTGTATGCACCGCAACCTGGTGATAATGCAAGAAGTTATAACTTCTTGGATGTTCCTTTGACTATTATAAATAGATGTCCTTCTGTTGAACAAACACTGGGATGGTCTGGTGGTAAATTTAATCCTTTGGATTAA